From a single Nitrospirota bacterium genomic region:
- the cobD gene encoding cobalamin biosynthesis protein CobD, which yields MRQEGSEPVIGPLELILAFILDLAIGDPRWLPHPVRMIGNAITHTERLLRAIFDGRGEKAAGIMLVILIVVPSALIAFFVSELLRRPASGLLFVIGNALLIYLIGTTIALRELISSAKQVIDSVKAGMLDDARQHLSMIVGRDTADLSEKGILRATIETLAENLSDGVIAPLFYLAIGGLPLAIAYKAINTLDSMVGYKNERYVRFGWAAARLDDVANYIPARITGVLMAIASLIFGCSLSCSRASLNIMLRDGRNHTSPNSGVPEAAMAGALGVRLGGPSTYGCLLVDKPYIGDDVAGDYRAASGQAILLVLQASVLSVAAAAVIVGLRTML from the coding sequence ATTCGTCAGGAGGGTTCTGAACCCGTGATAGGACCTCTTGAACTTATTCTTGCATTTATTCTGGACCTCGCGATAGGAGACCCTCGATGGCTGCCCCATCCTGTAAGGATGATCGGGAATGCAATAACTCATACGGAAAGGTTATTGCGGGCTATATTTGACGGAAGAGGGGAAAAGGCTGCGGGGATAATGCTTGTGATTTTGATCGTGGTTCCGTCGGCCCTGATCGCATTTTTTGTTTCAGAGCTGCTGAGGCGGCCAGCCTCTGGATTGCTTTTTGTCATCGGCAATGCGCTCCTGATATATCTTATCGGAACGACGATTGCCCTGCGGGAGCTTATCTCCTCAGCAAAACAGGTGATCGACTCCGTAAAGGCTGGCATGCTTGATGATGCCAGACAGCATCTGAGCATGATCGTCGGACGGGATACTGCAGACCTTTCTGAAAAGGGTATCCTGCGCGCAACGATCGAGACGCTTGCTGAAAACCTCTCTGACGGCGTGATTGCACCGCTTTTCTATCTCGCTATCGGCGGACTGCCGCTTGCAATCGCATACAAGGCGATCAACACATTAGACTCCATGGTCGGCTATAAGAACGAAAGATATGTCCGTTTTGGCTGGGCTGCGGCAAGGCTCGACGATGTCGCAAATTATATTCCCGCAAGAATAACTGGTGTGCTTATGGCCATCGCGTCTCTTATCTTTGGTTGTTCTTTGTCCTGTAGCAGAGCATCATTGAATATCATGCTCCGGGACGGCAGGAATCATACAAGCCCGAACAGTGGAGTTCCTGAAGCTGCCATGGCTGGGGCACTTGGCGTCAGGCTCGGAGGGCCTTCGACCTATGGGTGTCTGCTTGTAGATAAACCCTATATCGGAGATGATGTGGCCGGGGATTACCGTGCAGCATCCGGTCAGGCCATTTTGCTTGTCCTTCAGGCGTCTGTCCTGTCTGTTGCCGCCGCAGCGGTTATTGTCGGATTAAGGACTATGTTATGA
- a CDS encoding cobyrinate a,c-diamide synthase — protein sequence MSGIVVAGTHSGCGKTTITLGLMAAFRKKGLRVQPFKSGPDFIDTGLHGLVTGRRSRNLDLWMCGEDFVQNCFRRHLRDSDIAVVEGVMGLYDGSLSTAALAGCLGLPVVLVVDAYGMAETAGAIVKGIRDFRPPLSPLLGKEGMGKVELSLNFAGVVFNRVASENHYKRLKESITDMPVMGYLPRDLNFEIPHRHLGLTTAEDEPIARENLERLADTVIQHIDIDCIMKSGSSMRHQGSGIRDSKDQFSAPCDVPPTCRIAVARDRAFCFYYEDNLDLLREAGAELIFFSPLEDAQLPADIGGIYIGGGYPELHAEQLSQNRSMLGSVRDFAESDGAMYAECGGLMYLSKGIWKSETDRYEMSGVFPFETAMKKGRSRLGYRETALINECILGGSTTVARGHEFHYSEIMEGQDQGVARAYFVKNGSGDTLPAEGYSYKKTLASYIHLHFGSNPTIPKAFINSCKDKR from the coding sequence ATGTCAGGCATCGTAGTGGCAGGTACACATAGCGGTTGCGGCAAGACAACCATAACGCTCGGTCTTATGGCTGCGTTTCGGAAGAAAGGACTTCGCGTCCAGCCGTTCAAGTCAGGGCCTGACTTTATCGATACCGGTCTTCATGGGCTTGTGACCGGAAGGCGTTCGAGAAACCTCGACCTCTGGATGTGCGGAGAAGACTTTGTGCAGAACTGTTTCAGAAGACATCTGCGTGATTCAGATATTGCAGTGGTCGAAGGGGTGATGGGTCTGTATGACGGCAGCTTGAGTACTGCCGCGCTTGCCGGCTGCCTCGGTCTTCCTGTTGTCCTCGTTGTTGATGCGTATGGCATGGCAGAAACTGCAGGAGCGATTGTAAAAGGTATAAGAGATTTTAGACCTCCCCTCTCTCCCCTCCTTGGCAAAGAGGGGATGGGGAAGGTGGAGTTGTCCCTTAATTTCGCCGGTGTCGTCTTTAACCGGGTAGCATCGGAAAATCATTATAAGCGGCTTAAGGAAAGTATTACGGATATGCCGGTGATGGGCTATCTGCCAAGAGACCTGAACTTTGAGATACCGCACAGGCATCTGGGGCTGACAACTGCGGAGGATGAACCTATTGCTCGGGAAAATCTCGAAAGACTTGCGGATACGGTTATTCAGCACATTGATATCGATTGCATCATGAAGAGCGGATCGAGCATGAGGCATCAAGGATCAGGGATAAGGGATAGCAAGGATCAATTCTCTGCTCCATGCGACGTGCCCCCCACGTGTCGTATTGCAGTTGCCCGTGACAGGGCCTTCTGCTTTTATTACGAGGACAATCTTGATCTTCTGAGAGAGGCGGGTGCAGAGCTGATCTTTTTCAGCCCTCTGGAGGACGCACAGTTGCCTGCTGATATTGGCGGTATCTATATCGGCGGAGGGTATCCTGAACTCCATGCTGAGCAGCTTTCCCAAAACAGATCCATGCTCGGGTCAGTCAGGGATTTTGCAGAATCAGACGGCGCGATGTATGCAGAATGCGGCGGACTGATGTATCTGTCAAAAGGAATCTGGAAATCCGAAACCGACAGATATGAGATGTCCGGAGTTTTCCCCTTTGAGACTGCAATGAAAAAAGGCAGGTCGCGTCTTGGATATCGTGAGACAGCCCTGATCAATGAATGCATCCTCGGGGGCAGCACTACTGTTGCCAGGGGGCATGAATTCCACTATTCTGAGATTATGGAAGGTCAGGATCAGGGTGTGGCACGGGCTTATTTCGTGAAGAACGGCTCGGGGGATACACTTCCGGCAGAAGGGTATTCTTATAAAAAGACCCTTGCCAGTTATATTCATCTCCACTTCGGAAGCAATCCGACTATACCAAAGGCGTTTATCAATTCCTGCAAGGATAAAAGGTAA
- a CDS encoding precorrin-8X methylmutase: protein MHVTKDIPEIISRARERFPAVELVYTEPLGIHDKLVEIVIERIQNVKFAVPLDIEKRSFEIISEETDLSDFPAEQVPIVKRVIHSTADFEFKKTLVFHPGAVKAGLDAIRAGRNILTDIEMVRAGINKKLLGKWGGRVICNITDDEVVRISEETGRTRSEIAMEKGLDENIGIIAIGNAPTALLKIIELFNSPLAPRSLPLVVGVPVGFVKALESKALLATQPFPFITNLARKGGTPVAVAIVNAILKMAAEEDK, encoded by the coding sequence ATGCATGTTACAAAGGATATTCCTGAAATAATCAGCAGGGCTCGGGAGAGATTTCCTGCTGTTGAACTGGTCTATACAGAGCCGCTCGGCATTCACGATAAGCTGGTAGAAATCGTGATAGAGCGCATACAAAATGTAAAATTTGCAGTTCCTCTTGATATCGAGAAGAGGAGTTTCGAGATAATATCTGAGGAGACTGACCTCAGCGATTTTCCCGCTGAACAGGTGCCGATCGTAAAAAGGGTAATACATTCAACCGCCGATTTTGAGTTCAAAAAAACCCTGGTCTTTCATCCTGGCGCAGTGAAGGCCGGTCTGGATGCTATCAGGGCAGGCCGGAATATCCTGACTGATATAGAGATGGTGAGAGCCGGAATCAACAAGAAGCTCCTGGGCAAGTGGGGAGGGAGGGTTATCTGCAATATTACAGATGACGAGGTTGTCAGAATATCTGAAGAGACCGGAAGGACCCGCTCGGAAATTGCGATGGAAAAGGGACTTGATGAAAATATCGGCATTATCGCTATCGGAAATGCCCCGACTGCGTTATTGAAAATTATCGAGCTGTTTAATTCACCTCTTGCCCCGCGCTCCTTGCCCCTTGTGGTCGGAGTCCCCGTCGGCTTCGTAAAGGCGCTTGAATCAAAGGCACTTCTTGCCACGCAGCCATTTCCGTTCATAACGAACTTGGCCAGAAAAGGCGGCACACCGGTGGCCGTGGCTATTGTTAATGCAATTTTGAAGATGGCAGCAGAGGAAGATAAATGA
- a CDS encoding threonine-phosphate decarboxylase translates to MTGHGGNIHKASQISGLPLKQILDFSASINPLGLPKTAIAAIRKAISLLPHYPEPFADSLASRIALHYSLPPESLICGNGSTELIYLIPRVLKPKRILVAAPTFSEYERACKSIQKSEVRKLKLRPESRFDINPEAFIKSMHGCDLAFLCNPNNPTGRLIKRKDVLKIADAAREFGCYLAVDEAFMDFCPDETVMKYVSRNPYLIVLRSLTKFYALAGLRIGFGVFPLPFAQRMKIQKEPWTINCLADAAGRAVLNDTGYRSRSLEMMHGEKQFLEAGLERLGINHIRSVANYYLLEMKYAQKVIRDLSKKGILLRDCSNFDGLAETYMRIAVRSRKENKILLKELSKLCQAS, encoded by the coding sequence ATGACAGGACACGGCGGGAACATCCATAAGGCTTCGCAGATATCAGGCCTGCCCCTGAAACAGATTCTTGATTTCAGTGCATCCATTAATCCTCTTGGGCTGCCGAAGACTGCAATTGCTGCAATAAGAAAGGCTATAAGTCTTCTGCCACACTATCCGGAGCCTTTTGCAGATTCGCTTGCCTCCCGTATTGCGCTGCACTACAGTCTTCCTCCCGAGTCTCTGATCTGCGGCAACGGCAGTACTGAACTTATATATCTGATTCCGAGGGTTCTGAAACCAAAAAGGATACTTGTTGCTGCTCCTACATTTTCTGAATACGAAAGGGCATGCAAAAGCATTCAGAAGTCGGAAGTCAGAAAACTGAAGCTGAGACCCGAAAGCAGATTTGATATCAACCCTGAAGCATTTATTAAATCGATGCATGGCTGCGATCTTGCATTTCTCTGCAATCCGAATAATCCAACAGGCAGGCTTATAAAGAGAAAGGATGTTCTAAAGATCGCAGACGCGGCCAGAGAGTTCGGCTGCTATCTTGCAGTGGATGAGGCGTTTATGGATTTCTGTCCTGATGAGACGGTTATGAAGTATGTAAGCAGAAATCCGTATCTTATTGTGCTCAGGTCCTTGACCAAGTTTTATGCGCTTGCCGGGCTCAGGATCGGATTTGGCGTCTTTCCCCTGCCTTTTGCGCAGAGGATGAAAATACAGAAAGAGCCCTGGACAATAAATTGTCTGGCTGATGCTGCCGGCAGGGCTGTACTCAATGACACCGGATATCGGTCAAGATCGCTCGAAATGATGCATGGTGAGAAACAGTTTCTCGAAGCGGGCCTCGAAAGACTTGGCATTAACCATATCCGTTCGGTTGCGAACTATTATCTTCTCGAAATGAAATATGCGCAGAAGGTTATTCGTGATCTCTCAAAAAAAGGTATTCTTTTGAGGGACTGCTCCAACTTCGATGGCCTCGCCGAAACATACATGAGAATTGCGGTTCGTTCAAGAAAAGAGAATAAAATCCTGCTGAAGGAGTTGTCAAAATTATGTCAGGCATCGTAG